GGGAAAGTCCGTAAGCAGTAAGTTCGTTGCCGCCCATTACCCTGATCAATCGTGAAATTTCTCTGATCCCTCTTGCCATCAAAGCACCTTTCAGGTTACTTAATTTGAGTCCATCGAGCATTCCGGCAGCAATTCCCATCACATTTTTGGAAGCAGCTCCGATTTCATTACCGATCATATCCTGTCCGTAATAAAACCTGATCAATTTACTTTTAAATTGTTCGACCAGGAATTTTGTGGTCTCAATATTTTCCGATCCGAGCAGCATGACATTCGGTTTTCGATTTACAAAATCCTGAACATGACCGGGACCGAGCCAGACTGCAACTTCATTTTTTGTATGAATTTCTTCCCGGAAAATTTGGGTGAGTCTTTTACCTGTAGTTGTTTCGATCCCTTTCATACAAAGGATAAAAGTTTTATCCGAGACCTGAAATGATTCGATTTTTTTACAAAGAGAACGAAATCCTTGAGTACTGATCGAGATAATGATGGTTTCTCCGAATGAAAGTGCGTTTTCAAGAGAGTTCGTTAGGTCTAAATTTTCGGGTAAAGCCAGGTATTGATTTTGTCGTTTTGTAGATAATTCCAAAAACTTTGTGGAGTCTTTCCTTCCCCAGATTTTTACTTTGTGCCCAACCTGCGAGGAATACCAGGCAAGAAAAGTTCCCCAGCGACCGCATCCTAAAACTGATATTTTCATAACTTATCCAAAAAAACTCACCTTCCGAAGTCTTCTTCCAATTTTTCTTTCATTCTGGATTCGGAAGGTTTCACGATTCGACTTATTTAACAAAAGAACTTTCCGAATTTTAGTTGGCAGAATTCCTTTGTGAGAAACTTCGGAAAGTGCTGATTATTCCACAACTTCCGTATAAACATTCACTCCGCTGACTGCTCCAAAATAGCCATAACCGTTCACGATTCCGCCATGCTTGAAACCATCAGTTTTGTAAAGATAATTGTAGTAATTTTCAGATACTGAAAAAACAGATATTTCATAATCTCCGTAAAAAACAATTGCTCCGCTATAAGCACTTTCTGTAACAAAGAAATTCCCATTTTCTTCGGATGGCTG
The genomic region above belongs to Candidatus Cloacimonadota bacterium and contains:
- a CDS encoding NAD(P)H-dependent glycerol-3-phosphate dehydrogenase translates to MKISVLGCGRWGTFLAWYSSQVGHKVKIWGRKDSTKFLELSTKRQNQYLALPENLDLTNSLENALSFGETIIISISTQGFRSLCKKIESFQVSDKTFILCMKGIETTTGKRLTQIFREEIHTKNEVAVWLGPGHVQDFVNRKPNVMLLGSENIETTKFLVEQFKSKLIRFYYGQDMIGNEIGAASKNVMGIAAGMLDGLKLSNLKGALMARGIREISRLIRVMGGNELTAYGLSHLGDYEATLFSSHSHNRKFGESLVLGKKFDKLAEGVPTLQGLMILSKNYEVELPICQAVHSIIFEKQNPKKVLKNLFIRSIKFEF